A region of Diospyros lotus cultivar Yz01 chromosome 3, ASM1463336v1, whole genome shotgun sequence DNA encodes the following proteins:
- the LOC127797316 gene encoding CDGSH iron-sulfur domain-containing protein NEET, producing MASLVSMVGAGFSYGGLALKPSRAGGGAGQRRPAVAAVVRAEAGNGAINPAIRKTEEKVVDVVPLSELAKPQTAYCRCWRSATFPLCDGSHVKHNKATGDNVGPLLLKKEKQ from the exons ATGGCGTCGCTAGTGAGCATGGTAGGTGCCGGCTTCTCTTACGGCGGATTGGCGCTGAAGCCAAGCAGAGCAGGCGGCGGAGCGGGCCAACGGCGCCCGGCGGTGGCGGCCGTGGTGAGAGCTGAGGCTGGTAATGGCGCTATTAACCCGGCAATCAGGAAGACGGAAGAGAAAGTCGTCGATGTTGTTCCTCTATCCGAACTTGCCAAGCCCCAAACCGCTTACTGCAG GTGTTGGAGGTCTGCTACATTCCCTCTGTGCGATGGAAGCCATGTGAAGCACAATAAAGCTACCGGAGATAATGTTGGACCTTTACTCTTGAAGAAGGAGAAGCAATGA